The window TTTCAAAAGCGGTCTTGCAAAGTCGACGCCCGGACCTGAATCTGCAAGAAGGATATCAGGCGGACGGAAGCTGCTAAGCAGCTACAGCGTAGTTATAATCGTCTGCGATTATGTTTAAATATGCCAAGTTTACGAGTTGACAAACACTCGACATGCTACCATGGACGTCAAAATCTCCGTCGAAACCATTACGCCCCCAAATTGTAAAAGATCAAATAAACGTTCTTAATATAAGAATGCCGGGATTAAAGTCAATGTTTATTATGATCAGGAATATTTTTTTCTTTCCCGGTCCATATCCCTTTTCACATCTCTCTGCTTTATTGATTCCCTTTTATCGTAAAGTTTTTTACCTTTGCCAAGGCCAATAAGCACTTTTATTTTATCATTTTTAAAATAAATTTTTAATGGTACCAGGGTATATCCCTGCTCTTTTATTTTTCCGACCAGTTTCCTGATTTCATAATTGTGCATAAGAAGTTTTCGGGTGCGCAGGGCTTCATGATTGTCGTTGTAGGCATATTCATAGGGAGAAATATGAAGCTGGCGTAAAAACACTTCGCCTTTCTTGATATCTGCGTAAGAATCCTTGA is drawn from uncultured Desulfobacter sp. and contains these coding sequences:
- the smpB gene encoding SsrA-binding protein SmpB, producing the protein MNAKYTKLIASNKKARHNYHIDDEYEAGIVLVGSEVKAIREGRVSFKDSYADIKKGEVFLRQLHISPYEYAYNDNHEALRTRKLLMHNYEIRKLVGKIKEQGYTLVPLKIYFKNDKIKVLIGLGKGKKLYDKRESIKQRDVKRDMDRERKKYS